The Candidatus Saganbacteria bacterium genome includes a region encoding these proteins:
- the gltB gene encoding glutamate synthase large subunit: protein MPYPIKQAGLYDSSFEHDSCGVGFVCNIKGIKSHEMIEKGIEVLERLSHRGAVGADPKTGDGAGILIQLPYEYFKDEFEKEGKKIPSHEKFAAGIIFLPAGSNDRLFCEENIERLLKEQSLDFLGFKEVPVDDSAIGRTAKKTQPVIKYLFTGAGRGTASRQHFEVKLYIARKKIENFIRNSGITQKDSFYIVSLSSKTICYKGLLMPKQIKDFFPELKDKRIKSCLALVHSRYSTNTFPTWDLAQPFRFLAHNGEINTLRGNINWMNTREKLFESRVFGDDIKEILPAVVPGGSDSASFDNVFELLVVAGRSLPHVMMMLIPAVWQKNELIKKEHRDFYKYHSCMMEPWDGPAAICFTDGEIIGGILDRNGLRPCRYVITKDDFVVMASEVGVLDIPADRVVEKGKLSPGKMFLVDTVAGKIIDDKKIKDEISSRKPYGKWLEENLVHLDQIKTPSDNGKEKATDLFKLQKAAGYTREDLKFILKPMIEKGQEPIGSMGNDIPYAVLSERPQMLFSYFKQLFAQVTNPAIDPIREELVMSLESAIGPQQNLLSEGHLHCRKLNVINPILTDEELRKIKSIDVNGLKSKTISLLFDPEIAGSFKSAIDRVCNEALQVIDEGYSLLILSDKGVNKKKAAIPSLLAMGAVQHHLIRQGARSKAAIIIESMEPREVMHFALLFGFGADCVNPYLAYEVVDQIVNEEKLDVTLENAKKNFIKAIEKGILKVLSKMGISLLDSYRGAQIFEAVGLGSEVIYRYFFGTVSRIGGINTDIIEKETVMRHNSAFGQETEMQILPSGGIYQWRQDGEFHLLSPAAICSFQQAVRNNDPVKYREFADLVNDQKGHLCTLRSALKFKEQAAVAINEVESASEIVKRFVTGAMSYGSVSKEVHETIAIVMNRLGARSNSGEGGEDPARFKPLANGDSKRSAIKQVASGRFGVTSNYLVNADELQIKIAQGAKPGEGGQLPGHKVNAVIARIRYSVPGVTLISPPPHHDIYSIEDLAQLIFDLKNANPEARVSVKLVSETGVGTIAAGVAKGHADMILISGGDGGTGASPLSSIKHAGLPWELGLAETHQTLVLNNLRSRVKLQTDGQLRTGRDIVMAAILGADEFGFATPALMTMGCVMLRHCHLNNCSVGIATQDEALRKRFAGKPEYLENYLKFVAEEARAIMAQLGVRKIDELVGRTDLLEIDENLLNWKSKNIDYSKILFKPDMQINGPRLQDHGLKNVIDKILIEKCDTAIEKRQNITLEMTLKNHNRTVGTMLSSRISKKWGEEGLPDDTIRLKFKGSSGQSFGAFLAKGVTLELEGECNDYVGKGLSGGKIIVYPDRSSRFDAKENIVIGNTAFYGATGGDAYIRGIAGERFCVRNSGIYAVVEGIGDHGCEYMTGGRVAILGKTGRNFAAGMSGGIAYVYDIDGKFAQRCNTAMVELSMPSVRDESILMYLLENHYKYTRSDVAKKILDNFSEEIKRIIRVIPKEYKSILIADGTYKYEETPPDPEG from the coding sequence ATGCCATACCCCATTAAACAAGCGGGACTTTATGACAGCTCTTTTGAGCATGACAGCTGCGGTGTCGGGTTTGTCTGCAATATCAAAGGGATAAAATCACACGAGATGATCGAAAAGGGCATCGAAGTCCTTGAAAGATTGAGCCACAGGGGCGCGGTAGGCGCGGACCCAAAGACAGGGGACGGTGCCGGCATACTGATCCAGCTGCCTTACGAATATTTCAAGGATGAGTTTGAAAAAGAGGGCAAAAAGATCCCGTCACACGAGAAGTTCGCTGCCGGGATAATATTTTTACCGGCCGGCAGTAACGACAGGTTATTCTGCGAAGAAAATATCGAGAGGCTTCTAAAAGAACAATCTCTGGATTTTTTGGGTTTTAAAGAAGTTCCTGTTGATGATTCAGCAATAGGCCGTACCGCAAAAAAAACACAACCGGTCATAAAATATCTGTTTACCGGTGCCGGAAGGGGCACTGCAAGCAGGCAGCATTTCGAGGTAAAACTCTATATTGCAAGAAAAAAGATAGAGAATTTCATAAGGAACAGCGGGATCACACAAAAAGATTCTTTCTACATAGTCAGCCTTTCCTCGAAGACCATCTGCTACAAAGGACTCCTGATGCCTAAGCAGATAAAGGATTTCTTTCCGGAATTAAAAGACAAGAGGATAAAATCCTGCCTGGCGCTGGTCCATTCAAGATACAGCACAAATACGTTCCCGACCTGGGACCTTGCGCAGCCGTTCAGGTTCCTTGCTCATAACGGCGAGATAAATACTCTGCGCGGGAATATAAACTGGATGAACACCAGGGAAAAGTTGTTCGAAAGCAGGGTATTCGGAGATGATATTAAAGAAATACTGCCGGCGGTCGTCCCTGGCGGCAGCGATTCGGCGTCTTTTGACAATGTGTTTGAGCTTTTGGTCGTTGCGGGGAGGTCTCTTCCTCACGTGATGATGATGCTAATCCCGGCGGTCTGGCAAAAGAACGAACTTATAAAAAAAGAACACAGGGACTTTTATAAATACCATTCCTGCATGATGGAGCCGTGGGACGGGCCGGCCGCGATCTGTTTTACGGACGGGGAAATAATCGGAGGAATACTGGACCGTAACGGTCTCAGGCCCTGCAGGTATGTGATAACAAAAGATGACTTTGTTGTGATGGCTTCGGAAGTCGGAGTGCTTGATATTCCGGCTGATAGAGTTGTGGAAAAAGGAAAGCTTTCTCCCGGGAAAATGTTCCTTGTGGACACGGTCGCGGGAAAGATAATCGATGACAAAAAAATAAAGGATGAAATATCGTCAAGAAAGCCTTACGGTAAATGGCTTGAAGAAAACCTGGTGCATTTGGATCAAATAAAAACTCCTTCAGATAACGGCAAAGAAAAAGCAACCGACCTGTTTAAACTCCAAAAAGCGGCAGGCTATACAAGGGAAGATCTTAAGTTCATTCTTAAGCCGATGATAGAAAAAGGTCAGGAGCCCATCGGCTCCATGGGGAATGACATCCCGTATGCGGTGCTTTCGGAAAGACCGCAGATGCTGTTCTCTTATTTCAAGCAGTTGTTCGCCCAGGTGACGAACCCCGCGATAGATCCGATCCGGGAAGAACTGGTCATGTCCCTTGAAAGTGCAATCGGACCGCAGCAGAACCTCCTTTCAGAGGGGCATCTTCATTGCAGAAAGTTGAACGTGATAAACCCGATCCTGACCGATGAAGAGCTTAGAAAGATAAAAAGTATCGATGTGAACGGCCTGAAGTCAAAGACAATATCTTTGCTCTTTGATCCGGAAATAGCCGGCTCGTTCAAATCGGCGATAGACCGCGTCTGCAACGAAGCGTTGCAGGTAATAGACGAAGGCTATTCTTTGCTGATATTGAGCGATAAAGGGGTCAATAAAAAGAAAGCGGCAATACCTTCTCTTCTTGCGATGGGTGCGGTGCAACACCATCTTATAAGGCAGGGAGCAAGATCAAAAGCTGCCATCATTATCGAAAGCATGGAGCCGAGGGAAGTGATGCATTTTGCTCTTCTGTTCGGCTTTGGCGCTGACTGTGTTAACCCATATCTGGCGTATGAGGTCGTCGATCAGATCGTAAACGAGGAAAAACTCGATGTCACGCTTGAGAACGCAAAAAAGAACTTCATAAAAGCGATCGAAAAAGGAATATTGAAAGTCCTTTCAAAGATGGGGATATCTTTGCTTGACAGTTACCGCGGGGCCCAGATATTTGAAGCGGTCGGTCTGGGCAGCGAGGTGATCTACAGATATTTTTTCGGTACCGTATCAAGGATAGGCGGCATAAACACGGATATTATCGAAAAAGAAACAGTCATGCGGCACAATTCTGCTTTTGGACAGGAAACGGAGATGCAGATCCTTCCCTCGGGCGGCATCTACCAGTGGCGGCAGGACGGGGAATTCCATTTGTTGAGTCCCGCGGCAATATGCAGCTTCCAGCAGGCTGTAAGGAATAATGATCCTGTAAAATACCGGGAGTTTGCCGATCTGGTAAACGACCAGAAAGGTCATCTTTGCACTTTAAGAAGCGCCCTGAAATTCAAAGAACAGGCTGCTGTAGCGATCAACGAAGTAGAGAGTGCGAGCGAGATCGTAAAAAGGTTTGTGACAGGCGCGATGAGCTATGGTTCCGTCAGCAAGGAAGTTCACGAAACGATAGCCATCGTGATGAACCGTCTCGGAGCAAGATCCAACAGCGGTGAGGGTGGAGAGGACCCCGCAAGATTCAAACCGCTTGCCAACGGTGACAGCAAAAGGAGCGCGATAAAACAGGTCGCTTCGGGCAGGTTCGGGGTTACGAGCAATTATCTTGTGAACGCGGATGAACTTCAGATCAAAATAGCACAGGGAGCAAAACCCGGGGAGGGAGGCCAGCTTCCCGGACATAAAGTCAATGCCGTTATCGCCAGGATACGGTATTCGGTCCCGGGGGTCACACTGATATCACCGCCTCCGCACCACGACATCTATTCAATAGAAGATCTGGCGCAGTTGATATTTGATCTTAAGAACGCAAATCCGGAGGCGAGGGTGAGCGTAAAACTTGTTTCAGAGACAGGAGTAGGGACGATCGCTGCCGGTGTCGCAAAAGGACATGCCGATATGATACTCATCTCCGGCGGTGACGGCGGCACGGGTGCGTCACCTCTAAGTTCCATAAAGCATGCCGGGCTGCCGTGGGAACTCGGGCTGGCAGAAACGCATCAGACGCTGGTGCTTAACAATCTCAGGAGCAGAGTAAAGCTGCAGACTGACGGCCAACTGCGCACGGGGCGCGATATTGTAATGGCTGCGATACTCGGAGCTGACGAGTTTGGTTTTGCTACACCTGCCCTTATGACGATGGGATGCGTGATGCTTAGGCATTGTCATCTTAACAATTGTTCGGTAGGTATAGCGACCCAGGATGAGGCCCTCAGAAAAAGGTTTGCGGGCAAACCGGAATATCTGGAGAACTATCTTAAGTTCGTTGCGGAAGAAGCAAGGGCGATAATGGCGCAGCTTGGGGTCAGAAAGATCGACGAGCTTGTCGGAAGGACGGACCTCCTGGAGATCGACGAAAATCTGCTTAACTGGAAAAGCAAAAATATCGACTATTCAAAGATCCTGTTCAAGCCGGACATGCAGATAAACGGGCCAAGGTTGCAGGACCACGGACTAAAAAATGTCATTGATAAAATACTCATAGAAAAATGCGATACGGCGATAGAAAAAAGGCAAAATATTACTTTAGAAATGACGCTAAAAAATCACAACAGGACGGTGGGTACGATGCTCAGCTCCAGGATCTCAAAAAAATGGGGGGAAGAAGGTCTCCCCGATGACACTATAAGACTTAAATTCAAGGGGAGTTCAGGACAGAGCTTTGGGGCTTTTCTCGCAAAGGGGGTCACGTTGGAGCTTGAGGGTGAATGCAATGATTATGTCGGCAAAGGACTTTCGGGCGGGAAGATCATCGTTTATCCTGACAGATCATCCAGGTTCGATGCCAAAGAAAATATCGTGATCGGCAACACGGCTTTTTACGGAGCCACGGGAGGAGATGCTTACATAAGAGGCATTGCTGGAGAAAGATTCTGTGTAAGGAATTCCGGTATTTATGCGGTAGTCGAAGGGATCGGGGACCACGGCTGTGAGTACATGACGGGCGGCCGCGTGGCGATACTCGGAAAGACGGGAAGGAATTTTGCCGCCGGGATGTCCGGCGGAATAGCTTATGTATATGATATCGACGGAAAATTCGCTCAAAGGTGCAATACAGCGATGGTAGAGCTCAGTATGCCGTCCGTCAGAGATGAATCGATCTTAATGTATCTTCTGGAAAACCATTACAAATATACCAGAAGTGATGTCGCGAAAAAGATCCTCGATAATTTTTCCGAGGAAATAAAAAGGATCATACGCGTCATACCGAAAGAATACAAATCCATACTTATAGCTGACGGCACTTATAAATATGAAGAAACACCGCCGGATCCGGAAGGGTAG
- a CDS encoding RluA family pseudouridine synthase: MNIPILYEDEQIIAVDKPPRVSTIPNTSTPREESLVGMLEERFERKFFVVHRLDKDTSGVIVFALDPATHRDLNIQFEQQKVEKKYIGIVEGKTDFVEKKISIPISKSKIGSKKVALSSKGFEAITIVKTLKNLKGYSIVEIRPVTGKRHQIRLHLKAIGHPLAIDELYGRKEPIIINGKIVLDRMPLHASEISFVHPGRQEKITISSEIPQDMNGFISSL; this comes from the coding sequence ATGAATATCCCCATCTTATATGAAGACGAGCAGATCATTGCTGTCGATAAACCTCCGCGCGTTTCGACGATCCCTAATACTTCCACACCCAGGGAAGAATCACTTGTAGGCATGCTTGAGGAACGGTTTGAAAGGAAGTTTTTTGTAGTCCACCGGCTGGATAAGGATACTTCCGGTGTAATTGTCTTTGCTTTGGATCCAGCTACGCATAGGGACTTGAATATCCAGTTTGAACAGCAGAAAGTAGAAAAAAAATATATCGGTATTGTGGAAGGCAAAACGGATTTTGTTGAAAAGAAAATTTCGATCCCAATCTCAAAAAGCAAGATCGGATCAAAAAAGGTCGCTCTTTCAAGCAAGGGGTTCGAGGCGATAACTATCGTAAAGACATTAAAAAATCTAAAAGGTTATTCAATAGTTGAAATACGGCCTGTGACAGGCAAAAGGCACCAGATAAGGCTTCATCTGAAAGCTATCGGTCACCCGCTCGCGATAGACGAGCTTTACGGCAGGAAAGAACCCATCATTATAAACGGGAAGATCGTTTTAGACAGAATGCCTTTGCACGCGTCTGAAATATCGTTCGTCCATCCGGGCAGACAGGAAAAGATCACCATCAGCTCGGAAATTCCTCAGGATATGAACGGTTTTATAAGTTCGCTTTAA
- a CDS encoding glutamate synthase subunit beta — protein MGDPKGFLTTKRESCSLRSVKERVSDYKEVFQMRESDCSRSQASRCMDCGTPFCHVSCPISNIIPEWNDLLFRGMSEEAFKMLSATNCLPEVTGRVCPAPCEYGCVLGINDDPVTIRENELAIIEEAFSNGIIKADPPKKRTGKKVAVIGSGPSGLSAAYHLNKSGHTVVVFERDDKAGGIMRYGIPDFKLSKDILDRRIGLFKQEGIEFRTNINIGEDIPAAKLLKEFDAVCLACGSRTPRDLNVEGRDLKSICFAMDYLIQSNKKVEGHSIDEKGIIDAKGKNVIVIGGGDTGSDCVGTANRQGAKSVVQIELLQKPLQCRLDSQPWPQYPTLLKTTSSHEEGCERQWSVMTKKLSGSNGIVKKLHAMLVDFSNTDQKGCRIMQEVPGSDFEIDADMVILALGFLHTEKGKLLDELGIEFDPRGNVKTDADNMTSVKGIFSAGDMRRGQSLVVWAIDEGRRAAESINSFLKDRK, from the coding sequence ATGGGAGACCCCAAAGGTTTTTTAACGACAAAAAGGGAGAGCTGTTCTTTGCGGAGCGTGAAAGAGCGGGTTTCCGACTATAAAGAGGTCTTTCAGATGCGTGAAAGCGATTGCTCAAGATCTCAGGCTTCACGCTGCATGGACTGCGGGACGCCTTTTTGCCACGTATCCTGCCCGATATCAAACATAATTCCCGAGTGGAACGATCTTTTGTTCCGCGGGATGTCGGAAGAAGCATTCAAAATGCTTTCGGCTACTAACTGTCTGCCGGAAGTCACGGGCAGGGTATGCCCTGCGCCTTGTGAATACGGATGCGTACTCGGGATAAACGACGACCCCGTCACTATACGCGAGAACGAGCTGGCGATAATAGAAGAAGCTTTTTCAAACGGGATAATAAAGGCAGATCCTCCAAAGAAAAGAACAGGGAAGAAAGTTGCTGTCATAGGTTCCGGCCCGTCCGGACTTTCAGCCGCTTATCATCTGAACAAGTCCGGCCACACAGTTGTCGTCTTTGAGAGAGATGATAAGGCCGGAGGTATCATGAGATACGGAATTCCCGACTTCAAGCTATCAAAAGATATCCTGGACAGGAGGATCGGACTTTTTAAACAGGAAGGCATAGAGTTCAGGACAAATATAAATATAGGCGAGGACATCCCGGCGGCAAAACTGCTGAAAGAGTTTGATGCGGTATGCCTTGCCTGCGGGTCAAGGACTCCGCGGGACCTTAATGTCGAAGGAAGAGACCTCAAAAGCATATGTTTTGCGATGGATTATCTTATACAATCCAATAAAAAAGTCGAAGGTCATAGTATCGATGAAAAAGGAATTATCGATGCAAAAGGTAAGAATGTTATCGTTATCGGCGGCGGAGATACCGGTTCAGACTGTGTGGGAACAGCCAACAGGCAGGGCGCAAAAAGCGTGGTACAGATAGAACTTCTCCAAAAGCCGCTTCAGTGCAGGCTTGACAGCCAGCCGTGGCCGCAGTACCCGACATTATTAAAAACCACCTCGAGCCATGAAGAGGGATGCGAAAGGCAGTGGAGCGTCATGACAAAAAAATTATCAGGCAGCAACGGCATTGTCAAAAAGCTCCATGCCATGCTTGTTGATTTTTCGAATACCGATCAAAAGGGATGCAGAATAATGCAGGAAGTCCCAGGTTCGGATTTTGAAATAGATGCGGATATGGTCATTTTGGCCCTCGGGTTTCTCCATACTGAAAAGGGGAAACTGCTGGACGAGCTCGGTATCGAATTTGATCCTAGAGGTAACGTGAAGACAGACGCGGATAATATGACCTCCGTTAAAGGAATCTTTTCTGCGGGAGATATGAGGAGGGGGCAGTCGCTCGTTGTCTGGGCGATCGATGAAGGGAGAAGGGCCGCTGAAAGCATCAATTCTTTTCTAAAGGATAGAAAATGA
- a CDS encoding glutamine synthetase family protein: MTSKEEILKQVKDNNIEFIRLWFTDINGILKSFAIGPDELEGALTQGMGFDGSSITGFQDIEESDMIAMPDTETFAILPWRPQETPVARMICDIFQPAAGKHKPYEGDPRFILKRALEKMNKMGFDHFYVGPELEYFYFKNSEGTEILDQGGYFDLTPLDMASDLRRDTIKALRRLGVVIEYSHHEVAPSQHEIDMRYADALKMADNTVTYKLTVKEIASMHGVYATFMPKPIFGQNGSGMHVHQSLFKGKSNAFYDANDKYNLSDIAKSYIAGILKHAPEMISILAPGVNSYKRLVPGFEAPVYIAWSRRNRSALVRVPMYQPGKEVATRMELRCPDPSGNPYLQFAVMLQAGLKGIQEGYKLPEPMELNLYHLSDEERAERGIKSLPASLGEAIAITEKSELVKEALGKHTFERFITVKKQEWDDFRIQVTEYEIKRYLPIL; the protein is encoded by the coding sequence ATGACGAGCAAAGAAGAGATATTAAAACAGGTTAAAGATAACAATATTGAATTTATTAGATTATGGTTCACTGATATCAACGGTATCCTTAAAAGTTTCGCGATCGGACCAGATGAACTCGAGGGTGCGCTGACGCAGGGAATGGGCTTTGATGGATCGTCAATAACAGGGTTCCAGGACATCGAGGAATCAGACATGATAGCGATGCCGGACACGGAGACATTCGCTATTCTTCCATGGAGACCGCAGGAAACCCCGGTTGCAAGGATGATCTGTGATATCTTCCAGCCTGCAGCCGGCAAGCACAAACCTTACGAAGGTGATCCGCGGTTTATTTTAAAAAGGGCATTGGAGAAGATGAATAAAATGGGTTTCGATCATTTTTATGTGGGACCCGAGCTCGAATATTTTTATTTCAAAAACTCCGAAGGTACCGAGATCCTGGACCAGGGCGGATATTTTGATCTTACTCCGCTTGATATGGCATCTGACCTGAGGCGTGATACCATCAAAGCGCTGAGAAGGCTTGGCGTGGTAATAGAATATTCCCACCATGAGGTCGCTCCTTCACAGCATGAGATAGATATGAGATATGCCGACGCGCTGAAGATGGCGGACAATACGGTCACATACAAGCTGACCGTAAAAGAGATCGCATCAATGCATGGAGTATACGCTACTTTCATGCCGAAACCGATCTTCGGGCAGAACGGGAGCGGCATGCATGTCCACCAGTCGCTGTTCAAGGGAAAATCAAATGCCTTTTATGATGCAAATGACAAGTACAATCTGTCAGATATAGCAAAATCATATATCGCCGGCATCTTGAAACACGCGCCTGAAATGATATCGATACTTGCTCCGGGGGTGAATTCATATAAAAGACTGGTGCCAGGGTTTGAAGCTCCTGTGTATATCGCCTGGTCAAGGCGCAACAGGTCGGCTCTTGTCAGGGTTCCCATGTACCAGCCGGGCAAAGAAGTGGCGACCAGGATGGAATTGAGATGTCCTGATCCATCGGGAAACCCATACCTTCAATTCGCGGTCATGTTACAGGCCGGCTTAAAAGGGATCCAAGAAGGTTATAAACTTCCTGAGCCGATGGAACTTAACCTGTATCATCTGAGCGATGAAGAAAGGGCGGAGCGCGGAATAAAATCTCTTCCTGCAAGCCTCGGCGAAGCCATCGCAATAACGGAAAAGAGCGAGCTTGTCAAAGAAGCTCTTGGCAAACACACATTTGAAAGATTCATAACTGTAAAAAAACAGGAATGGGATGATTTCAGGATCCAGGTCACGGAGTATGAAATAAAGAGGTATTTGCCGATATTATAA
- a CDS encoding phosphoenolpyruvate synthase → MKTLTAHTGLDGLDAVLNGLLIGDNVVWQVDDVSDYKKFVLPFVKRALTDKKKVVYIRFADHPPLLENTEKITVYKIDPESGFESFSTQIHNIATKEGEGTYYVFDCLSDLLSSWATDLMIGNFFLVTCPYLYELDTIAYFSVLRNSLSFETIARIRETTQLLLDLFNIRNTYYVHPLKVFNRYSPTMYLPHIQKGEKFIPIVSSADAANIFSGIYKKGPESEKRKLDFWDRLFIRAQELFEKKGPKEEQEKMIDQLCRVMIGKEEKMLALAKKHLAIDDILSIKSRMIGTGFIGGKSVGMLLSRRILLSDPSCDWRSQLEPHDSFYVGSDVFYTYIVQNGWWRLLMEQKTQGKYFEAAQELSEKLLKGRFPQEIKEQFQEMLEYFGQAPIIVRSSSLLEDGFGNVFAGKYESIFCANQGSPEERYKNFESSVKRIFSSTMNKDALFYRMQKGLTEQEEQMALLVQRVSGSTKKHYFFPDTAGVGISHNIFIWNKDMDPKAGMLRLVFGLGTRAVNRVEDDYPRIVALDDPLSRPIAGIEEARKYSQHKIDLLDISKNSLETLEISDVLSEGIDFDMGLIAEHDGTTNGSWILSFDPFLRTTEFAGTMQKMMKFLEAQYKHPVDIEFTANFTKDRGLQINLLQCRPLQAKSGEVKIDIPEDIDKSMKVFSSEGGFMGGSISRSLRRLIYVDAKLYSELTQSARYDIARAIGKLNHLINAKEELPTIIIGPGRWGTTTPSMGIPVSFSEINNASCLVEVSFRTANLIPEVSFGTHFFQDLVEGDIFYSALFTENKDVLLNSDLVMSFSNKLSGLLPEYGKYQDVIRVCDFEDNKLMLAADVISQKVVCFIK, encoded by the coding sequence ATGAAGACACTGACGGCGCATACAGGTCTTGACGGTTTGGATGCGGTCCTTAACGGACTGCTGATAGGGGACAATGTGGTCTGGCAGGTCGACGATGTTTCGGACTATAAAAAATTCGTTCTTCCTTTCGTAAAAAGAGCCCTCACCGATAAAAAGAAAGTCGTCTATATAAGGTTTGCCGATCATCCGCCGCTGCTCGAAAATACCGAAAAGATAACCGTCTACAAGATAGATCCTGAAAGCGGTTTTGAATCCTTCTCAACCCAGATACACAACATTGCCACAAAAGAAGGCGAAGGGACGTATTATGTCTTCGACTGCCTGTCCGATCTCCTTTCTTCATGGGCAACGGACCTCATGATCGGAAATTTCTTTCTTGTGACCTGCCCCTACCTTTACGAACTTGATACGATAGCGTACTTCAGCGTCCTGAGGAACAGCCTTTCTTTCGAGACGATAGCGCGCATAAGGGAGACCACCCAGCTTTTGCTGGACCTTTTCAATATCAGGAACACGTATTATGTCCACCCGTTAAAAGTGTTCAACCGTTATTCCCCGACAATGTATCTTCCGCACATCCAAAAAGGAGAAAAATTCATCCCCATCGTAAGCAGTGCAGATGCGGCGAACATATTTTCAGGAATATATAAAAAGGGCCCGGAAAGTGAAAAGAGAAAACTTGATTTCTGGGACAGGCTTTTTATCAGGGCGCAGGAATTATTCGAGAAAAAAGGCCCGAAAGAAGAACAGGAAAAGATGATCGACCAGCTTTGCAGGGTGATGATAGGCAAAGAAGAAAAGATGCTTGCTCTTGCAAAAAAGCATCTGGCGATCGACGACATTTTAAGTATCAAATCAAGGATGATAGGAACAGGATTTATCGGAGGCAAATCGGTCGGGATGCTGCTATCCAGAAGGATCCTTTTAAGCGATCCCTCGTGCGACTGGAGGTCCCAGCTTGAGCCGCACGATTCATTTTATGTGGGTTCCGATGTCTTTTATACATATATTGTCCAGAACGGCTGGTGGCGGCTTCTCATGGAACAGAAGACACAGGGGAAATATTTTGAGGCCGCGCAGGAACTTTCGGAAAAACTGCTCAAGGGGAGGTTCCCCCAGGAGATCAAGGAACAGTTCCAGGAGATGCTGGAATATTTTGGCCAGGCCCCGATAATCGTCAGGTCGTCGAGCCTGCTGGAAGACGGGTTCGGCAATGTTTTTGCCGGAAAATACGAAAGTATCTTTTGTGCCAACCAGGGGAGTCCCGAAGAACGTTATAAGAACTTTGAAAGCTCGGTAAAAAGGATATTTTCAAGCACGATGAACAAGGACGCGCTTTTCTACAGGATGCAGAAAGGTTTGACAGAACAGGAAGAACAGATGGCGCTCCTTGTGCAAAGGGTGTCAGGCTCGACAAAGAAACATTATTTCTTCCCGGACACCGCAGGGGTGGGCATCTCTCACAATATATTCATCTGGAACAAGGATATGGACCCGAAAGCGGGAATGCTGAGACTGGTTTTCGGCCTGGGGACCAGGGCGGTCAACAGGGTTGAAGATGATTATCCGAGGATAGTAGCGCTCGACGACCCCTTGTCGAGGCCGATAGCCGGCATAGAGGAGGCAAGAAAATACTCGCAGCACAAGATAGACCTTCTTGATATCTCAAAGAATTCACTTGAAACCCTTGAAATATCCGATGTGCTTTCGGAAGGGATAGATTTTGACATGGGGCTAATCGCGGAGCATGACGGTACTACGAACGGATCGTGGATATTGTCTTTTGATCCTTTTCTCAGGACAACGGAGTTTGCCGGTACAATGCAAAAGATGATGAAATTCCTTGAAGCCCAGTATAAGCATCCGGTAGATATAGAATTCACGGCAAATTTCACGAAAGACCGCGGTCTACAGATAAACCTTCTTCAATGCAGGCCTTTGCAGGCAAAAAGCGGGGAGGTGAAGATAGATATTCCGGAAGATATTGATAAATCCATGAAAGTCTTTTCTTCGGAGGGCGGTTTCATGGGCGGCAGCATATCAAGGTCTTTGAGAAGGCTTATATATGTAGATGCAAAGCTGTACAGCGAGCTTACACAGTCTGCAAGATACGATATTGCCCGCGCGATCGGGAAACTGAACCACCTGATAAACGCAAAGGAAGAACTTCCGACGATCATAATAGGGCCGGGACGATGGGGGACGACGACCCCTTCGATGGGAATACCCGTCAGTTTTTCAGAGATCAACAACGCAAGCTGCCTGGTCGAGGTGTCTTTCAGGACAGCGAACCTTATCCCGGAGGTGTCTTTCGGGACCCATTTTTTCCAGGACCTGGTAGAGGGCGATATCTTTTACTCCGCCCTGTTCACTGAAAATAAAGATGTTTTGTTGAATTCGGACCTGGTCATGTCTTTTTCAAACAAGCTTTCCGGATTGCTGCCTGAATACGGGAAATATCAGGACGTCATCAGGGTCTGTGATTTTGAGGATAATAAACTGATGCTGGCAGCGGATGTCATTTCACAGAAGGTCGTCTGTTTTATAAAATAA